TGGCATACATAGCAGCCTTAGATGCTCCTTCGGCAATATCATCAACCGTAGACATCATTAATTGTACTGTTGAACCTTCTGGCACATCACCTGCCAATATCATGGTATTTTCTTTTTCGTCTATATTTAAAATAGTGCGTACAACGGTCTCATTACTGCCTTTTACGCGCAAATTGAGGGGATATAATAAGGCTGCTTGTGGCAGTTCATTAGATTTATCACCTAAATACTTTTTATATAAGTCTAGGGCTGGTTTACCATCTAATTCGTATAATACATTCTCTCTAGATTTTGTAATGTTACGAATAGGACCAAAAGCACTCCAACCTCCATAATTAGCACAGGTTATTTCTAAATGGTCACCATATAATCCTACGGCTACAATTTCGCCAGATTTAGGGTTTGAATTATAGGAAGCTAAGGTTTTTTCAAACCGAGCATCATCGCCACATAAACCACCCGTAATGATAATATTATCTGGGCAATTTTTTTCTAAACCTTGAATAAGCGCACTACCATTTACCAAATTTCCATCAGAAACAATGAATAAATGTTTTAGGCCTTCTTTTGAAAATTTATCGGTTAGTGCTTCTCCTAATTTTTCAGAATTGTTTTCAAAATCATGAATATTTTTAGAATGAATATGATATTGACTTTTTTCGAATTCTATAGCGGTTAACGTAATACTTTCATCGTAAACATTTTCACCTAAAATTTCTCCAGATGTTGATCCAAAAACAATATTTCCTATTGGGAACATTGCTTTTAATTCATCATAAATTGTTAGAGACTCTAATGAAAACCTATTGCCAAATACGAGAACTAACGGATTTTTTAAATCGATTTTTTCTGAAGTGAAATACCATTCTTTCCCCTTTTCTTTGATCGCTTGAACTGTTTTCATTTTTGTTTTTTTAAGGTGAAGAAAAAGGTTGTGCCCACACCAATTTCACTTTCTAACCAAACTTTACCTTGGTAAAGATCTATTATTTTTTTCACGATAGATAAGCCTATGCCTGTAGACCTTTCTTTGTTTCCAACTGATTGAAATATTTTGAAAATTTTCTCGTGATATTCTATAGGAATACCTACACCGTTATCTTTAATACTAAATTCCCAATGTGTACTCGTTTCCTTACAACCTATCTCCACCAAGCCCTTATCCCTTTCAATATGAACTACAGCATTGCTCAGGATGTTCTGAAATAATTGGTGAATTTTTGTTTTATCGGCTAGGACAATAGGTAGTTCATTTGTGATTTTTATTTGAACGTGATCCGGTATAAAAATAATATCTGTAATTTCTGATATTACTTCGTTAACGTTGACATTCGTTGCGGCCATGGTATCACTGCTAATGGTAGAATATTTTAAAATACCATCAATTAAACTATCCATTGCTTCCACTTTTTCTTGCATCATCGCCAAATTGTTTTTCCCCGCTTCGTCTAAAACATTTTTATAATCTTCGTTTAACCAACTCGATAGGGCACTGATACTTCGCAGCGGTGATTTTAAATCGTGAGAAACAATATGTGCATACTCTTGTAAACCTTGGTTGCTTGTTTCTAGTTCTTGTACTAACTTTTCTTTTTGGAGTTCTAATAATTTCTGATTGGTGATATCTAAATGAATACCTAAAGAACCTATAACGTTTCCTCTTTCATCATATCGTGGAGCGCCACTGACCAACCAATATCGCAGTTCACCCGAAGGATGTACGACTTCTACTTGGTACGAATCAGATTCCCCATTAATTCTTCTATCTGTTTTTTCAATAACGACATTTTTATTTACTACGTTTAAAACCTCTAAAGCATTTTTATTTAAGAGCTGATCTTCACTATAGCCACTTAAGGTACAAAAGCTTTGATTGACCATTTGTATCACGTCATTCGTATCAACTTCAACTAGACCTAAATTCATATTGGCTATGATGCTGCTGTATTTTTCTTTTTGCTGCTCTAAATTGTTTTTGTAATTCCTTGCAATAGTAATATCGGTGTAGGCCCAAAGATGCCCGTTGTACACATCATTTTTAAAAACGGGAATATAATCGCGTTGCAAAATACGACCATCGACCATTTCAAGAATATCCCCAAGAACAAGTTTTTTTTCTTCAACAATGTTATTGACGCGATCAATTGTTTTTTCAGGATCTTTAAAAAGTACTTTTGAGTTTTCAATGGCTTTGGAACAATCAAAGCCTTTTAACCTTTCTGGTGGGATAAATATATTAAAGATATCACAGAAAATTTTATTCGTCAAGGCAATTTTTCGGTCTTGATCTTCAACTAAAATCCCTGTATTTAAATTCGCAATTAACGAGGATAAACGATCTTCAGATGCTTTTAACTGTTCTTCTGCTTTTAGT
The sequence above is drawn from the Cellulophaga sp. Hel_I_12 genome and encodes:
- a CDS encoding FIST signal transduction protein, producing MKTVQAIKEKGKEWYFTSEKIDLKNPLVLVFGNRFSLESLTIYDELKAMFPIGNIVFGSTSGEILGENVYDESITLTAIEFEKSQYHIHSKNIHDFENNSEKLGEALTDKFSKEGLKHLFIVSDGNLVNGSALIQGLEKNCPDNIIITGGLCGDDARFEKTLASYNSNPKSGEIVAVGLYGDHLEITCANYGGWSAFGPIRNITKSRENVLYELDGKPALDLYKKYLGDKSNELPQAALLYPLNLRVKGSNETVVRTILNIDEKENTMILAGDVPEGSTVQLMMSTVDDIAEGASKAAMYAMRNRTKKPELALLVSCIGRKLVMNQRTEEEIEEVIEAIGGQAVIAGFYSYGELSPFSNQIGCKLHNQTMTLTLISE
- a CDS encoding PAS domain-containing sensor histidine kinase, with protein sequence MMHTKNYSLNNADVNDVSLLQRALDRQIRARKQAESILEAKSKELYDTIHHLKQANNRLENHLSEKSSEIDGIFINIIDPYVVMDLLGNVIKMNDSAKNFLGFNTNTEPINLTALVHEDYIEYTYESFKKLMEVGSIKKYRPKLTLRCGTEKFVEVNGSLIYDKNRQPIGAQGVIRDISEETQIKQLLAEQKKQLDIIFENSSLGIVLSDTNEKIIKANHAFLDLVGYPIAEIKKYTLDTISASGDIDLENSLNDKMNKGEIDHFSIIKKYTKKDGTILSGKTTISAVKTAHGVIDYRVALIEDISNELKAEEQLKASEDRLSSLIANLNTGILVEDQDRKIALTNKIFCDIFNIFIPPERLKGFDCSKAIENSKVLFKDPEKTIDRVNNIVEEKKLVLGDILEMVDGRILQRDYIPVFKNDVYNGHLWAYTDITIARNYKNNLEQQKEKYSSIIANMNLGLVEVDTNDVIQMVNQSFCTLSGYSEDQLLNKNALEVLNVVNKNVVIEKTDRRINGESDSYQVEVVHPSGELRYWLVSGAPRYDERGNVIGSLGIHLDITNQKLLELQKEKLVQELETSNQGLQEYAHIVSHDLKSPLRSISALSSWLNEDYKNVLDEAGKNNLAMMQEKVEAMDSLIDGILKYSTISSDTMAATNVNVNEVISEITDIIFIPDHVQIKITNELPIVLADKTKIHQLFQNILSNAVVHIERDKGLVEIGCKETSTHWEFSIKDNGVGIPIEYHEKIFKIFQSVGNKERSTGIGLSIVKKIIDLYQGKVWLESEIGVGTTFFFTLKKQK